From the Streptomyces syringium genome, one window contains:
- the glpX gene encoding class II fructose-bisphosphatase has product MTDHHLPSQLEVSPEAPDRNLALELVRVTEAGAMASGRWVGRGDKNGADGAAVKAMRALIGTVSMNGVVVIGEGEKDNAPMLYNGERVGDGTGAECDVAVDPVDGTTLTAKGMANAVSVMAVADRGSMFDPSAVFYMDKLVTGPEAADYVDINAPVAVNIRRVAKAKHSSPEDVTVVVLDRPRHDGIVKEIREAGARIKFISDGDVAGAIMAVREGTGIDLLLGVGGTPEGIIAACAIKCLGGTIQTKLWPKDDEERQRALDAGHDLDQVLHTNDLVSGDNVFFVATGITDGELLRGVRYRAETATTQSLVMRSKSGTIRQIDSTHRLSKLRAYSTVDFERPS; this is encoded by the coding sequence ATGACCGATCATCACCTGCCGTCCCAGCTCGAGGTCAGCCCCGAGGCCCCCGACCGCAACCTCGCACTCGAGCTCGTCCGGGTCACCGAGGCGGGCGCCATGGCGTCGGGCCGCTGGGTGGGCCGCGGTGACAAGAACGGCGCCGACGGCGCCGCGGTCAAGGCCATGCGGGCCCTGATCGGCACTGTTTCCATGAACGGTGTCGTCGTCATCGGCGAGGGCGAGAAGGACAACGCCCCGATGCTCTACAACGGCGAGCGGGTCGGTGACGGGACCGGCGCGGAGTGCGATGTCGCCGTGGACCCGGTCGACGGCACGACGCTGACCGCCAAGGGCATGGCCAACGCCGTCTCCGTCATGGCCGTCGCCGACCGCGGCTCCATGTTCGACCCGTCCGCCGTGTTCTACATGGACAAGCTGGTCACCGGCCCCGAGGCGGCCGACTACGTCGACATCAACGCCCCCGTGGCGGTCAACATCCGTCGCGTCGCGAAGGCAAAGCACTCCTCGCCCGAGGACGTGACAGTCGTCGTTCTGGACCGCCCGCGTCACGACGGCATCGTCAAGGAGATCCGCGAGGCGGGCGCCCGCATCAAGTTCATCTCCGACGGCGACGTGGCCGGCGCGATCATGGCCGTCCGCGAGGGCACCGGCATCGACCTGCTGCTCGGTGTCGGCGGTACGCCCGAGGGCATCATCGCGGCCTGTGCGATCAAGTGCCTCGGCGGCACGATCCAGACCAAGCTGTGGCCCAAGGACGACGAGGAGCGTCAGCGGGCGCTCGACGCGGGCCACGACCTCGACCAGGTCCTGCACACCAACGACCTCGTCAGCGGCGACAACGTGTTCTTCGTCGCCACCGGCATCACCGACGGCGAGCTGCTGCGCGGCGTGCGCTACCGCGCGGAGACCGCGACCACGCAGTCGCTGGTCATGCGCTCCAAGTCCGGCACCATCCGGCAGATCGACTCCACGCACCGGCTGTCGAAGCTGCGCGCGTACAGCACCGTGGACTTCGAGCGCCCGAGCTGA
- a CDS encoding DUF4245 domain-containing protein: MMLSMAVVIPVAVVSYLFIPHNEDHDPIKTVGYHVELDQARRAAPYAVAAPEGLDKDWRATSVSYQARTEDGSVWHLGFLDPQRQYVAVEQSDGPARGFISKVSQRAEKTGKSERVGNATWQRYEGEKYNALVREEHGVTTVVTGTASHERLMEMAAALKAEKAPKAGASGSGPSN, from the coding sequence ATGATGCTGTCGATGGCGGTGGTCATCCCCGTGGCGGTAGTCAGTTATCTCTTCATCCCGCACAACGAGGACCACGACCCCATCAAGACGGTCGGTTACCACGTGGAGCTGGACCAGGCCCGGCGTGCGGCGCCGTACGCGGTGGCCGCTCCCGAGGGGCTCGACAAGGACTGGCGCGCGACCTCGGTCTCGTACCAGGCGCGCACCGAGGACGGCTCGGTCTGGCACCTGGGCTTCCTCGACCCGCAGCGGCAGTACGTCGCGGTCGAGCAGAGCGACGGCCCGGCGCGCGGCTTCATCAGCAAGGTCAGCCAGCGTGCCGAGAAGACGGGCAAGTCGGAGCGGGTGGGGAACGCCACCTGGCAGCGCTACGAGGGCGAGAAGTACAACGCCCTGGTGCGCGAGGAGCACGGGGTGACCACGGTGGTCACGGGCACCGCCTCGCACGAGCGGCTCATGGAGATGGCCGCCGCGCTCAAGGCCGAGAAGGCCCCGAAGGCCGGGGCATCGGGCTCCGGGCCTTCGAACTGA